Proteins encoded in a region of the Hymenobacter sp. DG25B genome:
- a CDS encoding glycoside hydrolase family 127 protein — MMKAFFPSLLVAGLLSLPAAAQSVQRSDYPIQGVSFTKVKLADNFWLPRLKTNTEVTIPASFQRCEATNRVKNFEMAAARSGKFATIFPFDDTDIYKTIEGASYSLRLYPDEKLDGYIDELIKKVGAAQEPDGYLYTARTIDPAHPHPWSGPERWVNEREMSHELYNSGHLYESAVAHYEATGKKSLLTIALKNADLVCSVFGPGKRGVAPGHEIVEMGLVKLYRVTGKPEYLSTAKFFLEERGKFKGYDSKSQDPFRNGSYWQDNKPVVDQKEAEGHAVRAEYLYSAMADVAALTGDRKMLAAVDTIWNNMVGKKMYVTGGTGAVPGGERFGGNYELPNTTAYNETCASVANVYWNQRMFLLHGDSRYIDVLEKVLYNGLISGVGLDGKSFFYSNAMQIKNSAGFPQTEPARAGWFDCSCCPTNLARLMPSLPGYVYAQKGSDVYANLFISGTTDLKVNKKAVRITQQNNYPWQGNLKFTVNPASVTEFNLLIRIPGWARNEAIPSDLYQFASPDGPKVTLSVNGKPVPYTTRNCYAVLARQWHKNDVVEVNLPMEVRQVVANPNVQDNLGKVALQRGPVVYCAEWKDNGGKASNIIVPAATSFTSTYRPEVLNGIMQLTAVVPVVLIDAANNSISTTRQTMTAIPYYAWANRGKGEMTVWFPQQLTDVDLISREAKQTTVGK; from the coding sequence ATGATGAAAGCGTTTTTTCCTTCCCTGCTAGTTGCCGGGCTACTTAGCCTGCCGGCGGCCGCTCAGTCCGTGCAACGGTCAGACTACCCTATTCAGGGCGTGTCGTTTACCAAGGTAAAGCTGGCCGACAACTTCTGGCTTCCCCGCCTTAAAACCAACACTGAGGTAACCATTCCGGCTTCGTTTCAGCGCTGCGAGGCGACCAACCGGGTCAAGAATTTTGAGATGGCAGCGGCCCGCTCGGGAAAGTTTGCCACCATCTTTCCCTTCGATGATACTGACATCTATAAGACCATTGAAGGGGCCTCCTACTCCCTGAGGCTCTACCCCGATGAAAAGCTGGACGGCTACATCGATGAGCTCATCAAAAAAGTAGGCGCGGCCCAGGAGCCCGATGGCTACCTGTACACCGCCCGCACCATTGACCCTGCGCATCCGCACCCCTGGTCGGGCCCGGAGCGCTGGGTAAATGAACGGGAAATGAGTCATGAGCTTTATAACTCCGGTCATTTGTATGAGTCGGCGGTAGCCCACTATGAGGCTACCGGCAAGAAAAGCCTGCTCACCATTGCCCTGAAGAATGCTGACCTCGTCTGCTCAGTTTTTGGACCCGGCAAACGGGGTGTAGCACCCGGGCACGAAATTGTGGAAATGGGTCTGGTGAAGCTATACCGAGTAACGGGCAAACCGGAGTACCTGAGCACAGCTAAGTTCTTCCTGGAGGAGCGCGGCAAGTTCAAAGGCTACGACTCCAAGAGCCAGGACCCCTTCCGAAATGGTTCCTACTGGCAGGATAACAAGCCGGTAGTAGACCAAAAGGAAGCCGAAGGGCACGCCGTGCGCGCCGAATATCTGTACTCGGCAATGGCCGATGTGGCGGCCCTGACCGGTGACCGGAAAATGCTGGCGGCTGTGGATACCATTTGGAATAACATGGTAGGCAAGAAAATGTATGTAACGGGCGGCACCGGCGCCGTGCCCGGCGGGGAAAGGTTTGGCGGAAATTATGAACTGCCCAACACCACCGCCTATAATGAAACCTGCGCTTCCGTAGCCAATGTGTACTGGAACCAGCGCATGTTCCTGCTGCATGGCGACTCCCGCTATATAGATGTGCTGGAGAAAGTGCTCTACAATGGTCTGATTTCGGGGGTGGGCCTGGATGGCAAATCCTTCTTTTACAGCAATGCCATGCAGATAAAGAACAGCGCCGGCTTCCCGCAGACAGAGCCCGCCCGGGCCGGCTGGTTCGACTGCAGTTGCTGCCCCACCAACCTGGCCCGCCTTATGCCTTCCCTGCCCGGGTATGTGTATGCACAGAAAGGCAGCGACGTGTACGCCAACCTGTTTATTAGCGGCACTACAGATCTGAAGGTGAATAAAAAGGCGGTGCGCATTACCCAACAAAACAACTACCCCTGGCAGGGAAACCTGAAATTCACCGTCAACCCGGCCTCCGTGACTGAGTTTAACCTACTGATCCGAATTCCCGGCTGGGCCCGCAACGAAGCCATCCCCTCCGACCTGTACCAGTTTGCTTCGCCGGACGGGCCAAAAGTAACCCTCAGCGTTAATGGCAAGCCCGTACCCTATACCACCCGTAACTGCTACGCCGTGCTAGCCCGCCAGTGGCATAAGAATGATGTGGTTGAGGTAAACCTCCCAATGGAAGTGCGCCAGGTGGTAGCCAACCCCAATGTGCAGGATAACCTGGGTAAAGTAGCGCTGCAGCGGGGCCCGGTGGTGTATTGCGCGGAGTGGAAAGACAACGGCGGCAAGGCCAGCAACATCATCGTCCCGGCCGCTACTTCCTTCACCAGCACGTACCGGCCCGAGGTGCTGAACGGAATTATGCAGCTGACTGCTGTCGTGCCCGTGGTGTTGATAGATGCCGCAAATAATTCCATCAGCACTACCCGCCAGACCATGACTGCCATTCCCTACTATGCCTGGGCCAACCGCGGCAAGGGAGAAATGACCGTGTGGTTCCCCCAGCAGCTTACCGATGTGGACCTTATATCCCGCGAGGCGAAGCAAACAACGGTGGGCAAGTAG
- a CDS encoding glycoside hydrolase family 43 protein, which yields MIKNSLLILLLGVVVFLAACQKEKSSPGPTPTSPSVVYRNPIIKDKFTADPAALVHNGTVYLYAGHDEAPVSQEQYIMNEWLCYSSTDMVTWTEHPVPLRVTDFTWARADAWASQVVERNGKFYWYATVDHATIPGKSIGVAVSDSPTGPFKDARGSALITNDMTQAVNSFFDDIDPTVFIDDSRQAYLYWGNTACYYARLKENMTELDGPIQTISLPAFTEAPWVHKRGEWYYLSYATGFPERIAYAMSRSPEGPWEYQGILNELPVNSNTNHQAIIEFKGKWYSIYHNGAISPNGGSFRRSVSVDYLNYNTDHTLQKVVMTSKGVEPAL from the coding sequence ATGATAAAAAACAGCCTTTTGATTCTGCTGCTGGGTGTAGTGGTTTTCTTGGCCGCCTGCCAGAAAGAAAAATCCAGTCCCGGGCCAACCCCTACATCTCCGAGCGTGGTGTACCGCAACCCCATCATCAAGGACAAGTTCACCGCCGACCCGGCAGCTTTAGTACATAACGGCACCGTGTACCTGTACGCCGGCCACGACGAGGCGCCCGTGTCCCAGGAGCAGTACATCATGAACGAGTGGCTGTGCTATTCTTCCACGGATATGGTGACTTGGACCGAGCACCCCGTGCCGTTGCGGGTAACGGATTTTACCTGGGCCCGGGCTGACGCCTGGGCTTCCCAGGTAGTGGAGCGCAACGGCAAGTTCTATTGGTACGCCACCGTTGACCACGCCACTATTCCGGGTAAAAGCATCGGGGTGGCCGTATCCGACAGCCCGACGGGGCCTTTCAAAGATGCCCGGGGCTCGGCTCTCATTACCAATGATATGACCCAGGCGGTGAACAGCTTTTTCGATGACATTGACCCGACCGTATTCATCGACGACTCCAGGCAGGCCTACCTATACTGGGGCAACACCGCCTGCTACTACGCCCGCCTCAAGGAAAACATGACCGAGCTGGACGGCCCCATCCAAACCATTAGCTTACCGGCTTTCACCGAGGCACCCTGGGTGCATAAGCGGGGCGAGTGGTACTATCTGTCTTACGCCACCGGCTTTCCGGAGCGCATAGCCTACGCCATGAGCCGCAGTCCTGAAGGCCCCTGGGAATACCAGGGAATTCTGAATGAGCTGCCGGTGAACTCCAATACCAATCACCAGGCCATTATCGAGTTTAAAGGCAAATGGTACTCCATCTATCATAACGGTGCCATCAGCCCCAACGGGGGCTCTTTTCGGCGTTCCGTGAGCGTGGATTACCTGAACTATAATACGGACCACACCCTTCAGAAAGTGGTGATGACCAGTAAGGGCGTGGAGCCGGCTTTGTAA
- a CDS encoding NPCBM/NEW2 domain-containing protein, with product MMRSFHSRLLLWVLALAGAACTPRVIPAGPAARPADFHQWAPTPPMGWNSWDCYGPTVTEAEVKANADYMARHLRPAGWEYVVVDIRWYVGNDTAHGYNEKDPDFSIDANGRFIPAVNRFPSAAGGKGFGPLADYLHAQGLKFGIHIMRGVPVVAVQRKLLILGSTATAADIYSPEGQAGWLHDMYTVVAGRPGAQEYYNSIFQLYASWGVDLVKVDDLSSPYHKGEVEMIRRAIDLTGRKIVLSTSPGETPVAEARHVQAHANMWRTVGDFWDSWEQLKEHFEVCNRWAPYIQPGAFPDADMLPLGRLGIRAERGNDRMSRFTQDEQYTLMSLWSIFRSPLMFGGDLPSNDAFTLSLLTNKEVLAVNRNSTNNRQLFRRDNLIAWTADDPATGDKFLALFNAQDQELAPASEAVWASDVITRQTPGQSQKVDIDIAGATKLYLNVRDGGDDIAWDHANWLNPVLRNASSTVSLTTIPWKAASAGWGQTTVNKSVSGAGLQVAGKAFALGIGTHANSMIEFDLPSGFTHFQALAGLDNAGAAQNTGGTLQFLVFTKNPYRPMPADSARIAVSLTQLGLQGPCLVKDLWTGKSQTLTTYEFAPYVRRHGGRLYRISKLKSQ from the coding sequence ATGATGCGAAGCTTCCATTCCCGACTGCTGCTATGGGTCCTGGCCCTGGCTGGCGCCGCCTGTACGCCAAGGGTTATTCCGGCCGGCCCTGCTGCCAGGCCGGCCGACTTTCATCAGTGGGCCCCTACCCCGCCCATGGGCTGGAACAGCTGGGACTGCTACGGGCCCACCGTGACGGAAGCCGAGGTGAAGGCCAACGCCGACTACATGGCCCGGCACCTGAGGCCGGCTGGCTGGGAGTATGTGGTGGTGGACATCCGCTGGTACGTTGGCAATGACACGGCCCACGGCTACAACGAAAAAGACCCCGATTTTTCTATTGATGCCAACGGACGCTTTATTCCGGCCGTCAACCGGTTTCCCTCCGCGGCCGGCGGGAAGGGCTTTGGGCCCCTGGCCGACTACCTGCACGCCCAGGGCCTGAAGTTTGGGATTCATATTATGCGCGGGGTGCCCGTCGTAGCCGTGCAGCGCAAACTGCTCATCCTGGGTAGCACCGCCACGGCCGCTGATATCTACTCTCCGGAAGGACAGGCCGGCTGGCTGCATGATATGTACACCGTGGTGGCGGGCCGGCCCGGCGCCCAGGAGTACTACAACTCGATATTCCAACTGTATGCTTCCTGGGGCGTGGATTTAGTGAAGGTGGATGATCTGTCTTCCCCGTATCATAAAGGCGAAGTAGAAATGATCCGGCGGGCCATTGACCTCACGGGCCGTAAAATTGTGCTCAGCACCTCCCCCGGCGAAACGCCCGTTGCCGAGGCCCGGCACGTGCAGGCACACGCCAATATGTGGCGTACCGTGGGTGATTTCTGGGACAGCTGGGAGCAGCTGAAAGAGCATTTTGAAGTGTGCAACCGCTGGGCACCCTACATCCAACCCGGCGCTTTCCCCGATGCCGATATGCTTCCACTGGGCCGCCTAGGCATTCGGGCAGAGCGCGGCAATGACCGGATGAGCCGCTTCACTCAGGATGAGCAATACACGCTGATGAGCTTGTGGAGCATCTTCCGTTCGCCGCTAATGTTTGGCGGGGATTTGCCGAGTAATGATGCCTTTACCCTGTCGCTGCTTACCAATAAGGAAGTACTGGCCGTAAACCGCAACAGCACCAATAACCGGCAGCTTTTTCGCCGCGATAACCTCATTGCCTGGACGGCCGACGACCCGGCTACCGGAGACAAGTTCCTGGCCTTATTTAATGCCCAGGATCAGGAGCTGGCCCCGGCCAGTGAAGCCGTATGGGCCAGTGATGTCATCACCCGCCAGACGCCCGGCCAAAGTCAGAAAGTGGACATCGATATTGCCGGCGCCACCAAACTGTACCTGAATGTGCGGGACGGCGGCGATGATATAGCCTGGGACCACGCCAACTGGCTTAACCCCGTGCTGCGGAATGCCAGCAGCACGGTTTCGCTGACCACCATCCCCTGGAAAGCGGCCTCCGCCGGTTGGGGTCAGACCACGGTAAACAAAAGCGTGTCGGGTGCCGGGCTGCAAGTAGCCGGTAAGGCTTTCGCACTAGGCATTGGCACGCACGCCAACTCCATGATTGAGTTTGACCTGCCTTCGGGCTTCACCCACTTTCAGGCCCTGGCCGGGCTCGACAATGCCGGGGCGGCGCAGAACACCGGTGGCACCCTGCAGTTTCTGGTGTTCACCAAAAACCCCTACCGGCCCATGCCCGCCGACTCCGCCCGCATAGCGGTGTCCCTGACCCAGTTGGGACTGCAGGGGCCGTGCTTGGTGAAAGACCTCTGGACGGGCAAAAGCCAGACCCTTACGACTTATGAGTTTGCACCCTACGTGCGCCGACACGGGGGCCGTCTGTACCGGATTTCCAAGCTTAAAAGCCAGTAA
- a CDS encoding sodium:solute symporter family transporter, protein MKNAFNTLDLAVFLFYLIGVSAYGFYVYKRKQKAQMDTKDYFLAEGSLTWWAIGASMIASNISAEQFIGMSGNGFQVGIAVAAYEWVAAIVLIIVAVFFMPIYLKQKIYTMPQFLEQRYNAALSLIMSIFWLFLYVLVNLTSILYLGALAISNLIGGGESFHLIMVALAVFALIITLGGMKVVGYTDVIQVTVLIIGGLATTYLALTLVSEKFGLGHDALAGFNAMMHDAGDHFHMVFEKPTATTPQVDINKYLMVPGIAMYAAGQWIVNLNYWGCNQYITQRALGADLKTARTGILFAGFLKLLMPVIVMLPGIAAYVLHKNGSLQPEMSSTGAFNADNAYSAILTFLPNGLKGLSLAALTAAIVASLAGKANSISTIFTLDIYKRYLHPESDEKKLVWVGRLTVFAAMFLAILLTWKDLLGIGGEGGFTYIQKYTGFISPGIVAVFILGLFWKRTTAQAGIAGILSGFVLSVFFNNYAPAIFGHETWFYTAFPNGRGGYEIPFLICMGLSFAFTFVLMVGMSLAGPVVNPRSIHVDARMFKVSPPTMSMIVVTLLMITALYVKFW, encoded by the coding sequence ATGAAAAATGCCTTTAACACGCTGGACCTAGCGGTTTTTCTCTTTTACCTGATTGGCGTATCCGCCTACGGCTTCTACGTCTACAAGCGCAAGCAGAAGGCGCAGATGGACACCAAGGACTACTTCCTGGCCGAAGGCTCCCTGACCTGGTGGGCTATTGGCGCCTCCATGATTGCCTCCAATATCTCGGCCGAGCAGTTCATCGGCATGTCCGGCAACGGGTTTCAGGTGGGCATTGCGGTAGCGGCCTACGAGTGGGTAGCGGCCATTGTGCTCATCATTGTGGCCGTGTTCTTTATGCCCATTTACCTCAAGCAGAAGATCTACACCATGCCCCAGTTTCTGGAACAGCGCTACAACGCGGCCCTGAGCCTGATCATGAGTATTTTCTGGTTGTTCCTGTATGTGCTGGTCAACCTGACATCCATCCTCTACCTCGGGGCGCTGGCCATCAGCAACCTGATTGGCGGGGGCGAAAGCTTCCACCTGATTATGGTGGCCCTGGCCGTGTTTGCCCTCATCATTACCCTGGGTGGGATGAAGGTGGTGGGCTACACCGATGTCATTCAGGTAACGGTGCTCATCATTGGGGGCTTGGCCACTACCTACCTGGCCCTGACGCTGGTCAGTGAGAAATTTGGGCTGGGTCACGATGCCCTGGCGGGTTTCAACGCCATGATGCATGATGCCGGGGACCACTTCCATATGGTCTTTGAGAAGCCCACCGCCACCACGCCCCAGGTCGATATCAATAAATACCTGATGGTGCCCGGCATTGCCATGTACGCCGCCGGCCAGTGGATTGTAAACCTGAACTACTGGGGCTGCAACCAGTACATCACCCAGCGCGCGCTGGGCGCCGACCTGAAGACGGCCCGTACCGGTATCCTGTTTGCCGGTTTCCTGAAGCTGCTCATGCCCGTGATTGTGATGCTGCCCGGTATTGCGGCTTACGTGCTGCACAAGAATGGCTCTTTGCAGCCGGAAATGAGCTCGACGGGCGCCTTCAACGCCGACAACGCCTACTCGGCCATCCTCACGTTCCTGCCCAATGGTCTGAAAGGGCTGTCTTTAGCGGCCCTCACGGCGGCCATCGTGGCCTCCCTGGCCGGCAAGGCCAACTCCATTTCCACCATTTTTACCCTGGACATCTACAAGCGCTACCTGCACCCCGAGTCGGATGAGAAGAAACTGGTGTGGGTGGGTAGGCTGACGGTTTTCGCGGCCATGTTCCTGGCCATTCTGCTGACCTGGAAGGACCTGCTGGGCATTGGCGGCGAAGGGGGCTTCACCTACATTCAGAAGTACACGGGCTTCATCTCCCCTGGTATTGTGGCCGTGTTTATTCTGGGCCTGTTCTGGAAGCGCACCACGGCGCAGGCGGGCATTGCCGGTATCCTGTCGGGCTTTGTGCTGTCAGTATTCTTCAACAACTACGCGCCGGCCATTTTTGGCCATGAAACCTGGTTCTACACGGCTTTCCCCAATGGGCGCGGTGGTTATGAAATCCCCTTCCTGATCTGCATGGGCCTTTCCTTTGCCTTCACCTTTGTACTGATGGTGGGCATGAGCCTGGCCGGGCCGGTTGTGAACCCCCGTTCCATCCACGTGGATGCGCGCATGTTCAAGGTAAGTCCGCCCACGATGTCGATGATTGTCGTGACGCTGCTGATGATAACGGCTCTGTACGTGAAGTTCTGGTAG
- the araA gene encoding L-arabinose isomerase: protein MIDISQYEVWFITGSQHLYGPETLEQVAQHSQQIATALGQALPVTVVYKPVLTGPDGITKLVQEANTTANCVGLVAWMHTFSPAKMWINGLKILQKPLAHLHTQFNRDIPWGDIDMDFMNTNQSAHGDREFGFIGARLRLKRKVVVGHWQSAAVQERLSIWARAACAWADWQGARIVRFGDNMRYVAVTEGDKVEAELKFGYSVNTYGIGDLVAVINEVSEEQVNELLATYEREYELGESLKSGGSQRQSLFEAAKIEVGMRRFLQDNKAIGFTDTFEDLHGMAQLPGIATQRLMAEGYGFGGEGDWKTSALVRAMKVMGAGLPGGNSFMEDYTYHFQPGNEQVLGSHMLEICPSIAEGKAKVEVHPLGIGGKADPARLVFNCPAGPALNATIVDLGHRFRLVVNEVEAVAPEQDLPKLPVARVLWKVKPDLSTGAAAWILAGGAHHTGYSQNLTAEYLEDFAEMAGIEYLIIDDETKLRAFKNELRYNEIAFSQR from the coding sequence ATGATCGACATTTCTCAGTACGAAGTTTGGTTTATCACCGGCAGCCAGCACCTCTACGGCCCGGAAACTCTGGAGCAGGTTGCTCAGCACTCCCAGCAGATTGCCACGGCCCTGGGCCAGGCCCTGCCGGTTACGGTCGTATATAAGCCCGTATTAACCGGCCCCGATGGCATTACCAAGCTGGTGCAGGAAGCCAATACCACCGCTAACTGCGTGGGACTGGTGGCCTGGATGCATACCTTCTCGCCGGCCAAAATGTGGATTAACGGCCTGAAGATTCTGCAGAAGCCCCTGGCCCACCTGCACACCCAGTTCAACCGCGACATTCCGTGGGGTGATATCGACATGGACTTTATGAACACCAACCAATCGGCGCACGGCGACCGGGAGTTTGGGTTCATTGGGGCCCGCCTGCGCCTCAAGCGCAAGGTGGTGGTAGGCCATTGGCAGAGTGCTGCTGTGCAGGAGCGCCTGAGCATCTGGGCCCGCGCGGCCTGCGCCTGGGCCGACTGGCAGGGGGCGCGCATCGTGCGCTTCGGCGACAACATGCGCTACGTAGCGGTGACGGAAGGTGACAAGGTGGAAGCCGAGCTGAAGTTTGGCTACTCGGTGAATACCTACGGCATCGGTGACCTGGTAGCAGTTATCAACGAAGTAAGCGAGGAGCAGGTAAATGAGCTCCTGGCCACCTACGAGCGGGAATATGAGCTGGGCGAGTCACTCAAGAGCGGTGGCAGCCAGCGCCAGTCGCTGTTTGAGGCCGCCAAAATTGAGGTGGGCATGCGCAGGTTCCTGCAGGACAACAAGGCTATTGGCTTTACCGATACTTTCGAGGATCTGCACGGCATGGCGCAGCTGCCCGGCATAGCCACCCAGCGCCTGATGGCGGAGGGCTACGGCTTTGGCGGCGAGGGTGACTGGAAAACCTCTGCGCTGGTGCGCGCCATGAAAGTGATGGGCGCCGGCCTGCCCGGCGGCAACTCCTTTATGGAAGACTATACCTACCACTTCCAGCCCGGCAACGAGCAGGTACTGGGCTCGCACATGCTGGAAATCTGCCCGAGTATTGCCGAAGGTAAAGCTAAGGTCGAAGTCCATCCCCTGGGTATTGGGGGCAAAGCCGACCCCGCCCGCCTGGTATTCAACTGCCCCGCCGGCCCGGCGCTGAATGCTACCATCGTCGACCTGGGTCACCGCTTCCGGCTGGTGGTAAACGAGGTGGAAGCCGTTGCGCCGGAGCAGGATTTGCCGAAGCTGCCCGTAGCCCGGGTGCTGTGGAAAGTAAAGCCCGATCTGAGCACGGGGGCCGCCGCCTGGATTCTGGCCGGCGGCGCCCACCACACGGGCTACAGCCAGAACCTGACGGCCGAGTATTTGGAGGATTTCGCGGAAATGGCTGGCATAGAGTACCTCATCATTGATGATGAAACCAAGCTGCGGGCTTTCAAAAACGAGCTGCGCTACAACGAAATAGCCTTCAGCCAGCGGTAG
- a CDS encoding L-ribulose-5-phosphate 4-epimerase translates to MSDFQALKQTCYEANMQLPELGLVLFTFGNASVADREQQVFAIKPSGVPYAALRPDDIVIVDFANNIVEGSKRPSSDTKTHAVLYSHWEHIGGIVHTHSTYATAWAQAQLDIPVLGTTHADHLTADVPCAPPMDDAMIAGDYEHQTGWQIINEFQRRGLSPEEVEMVLLSNHAPFTWGKTVEKAVYHSAVLEEVARMAYLSCTLRPDVPRLKEALIQKHYERKHGANSYYGQSS, encoded by the coding sequence ATGAGTGATTTTCAAGCCCTAAAGCAAACCTGCTACGAGGCGAATATGCAGCTACCCGAGTTGGGCCTGGTGCTCTTCACCTTCGGCAACGCCAGCGTGGCAGACCGCGAACAGCAGGTGTTTGCCATTAAGCCCAGCGGGGTTCCCTACGCAGCGCTGCGGCCGGATGATATCGTTATCGTGGACTTCGCCAACAACATCGTGGAAGGCAGCAAGCGTCCTTCTTCCGATACCAAAACCCACGCGGTGCTCTACAGCCATTGGGAGCATATCGGCGGCATTGTGCACACGCATTCTACCTATGCCACGGCCTGGGCCCAGGCGCAGCTGGATATCCCGGTTCTGGGAACCACCCACGCCGACCACCTGACCGCCGACGTGCCCTGCGCCCCGCCCATGGACGATGCCATGATTGCCGGCGACTACGAGCACCAGACGGGCTGGCAGATCATCAATGAGTTTCAGCGTCGCGGGCTCTCCCCCGAGGAAGTGGAAATGGTGCTGCTTAGCAACCACGCGCCCTTTACCTGGGGTAAAACCGTGGAGAAAGCCGTGTACCACAGCGCAGTGCTGGAAGAGGTAGCCCGCATGGCCTACCTCAGCTGCACCCTGCGGCCCGACGTGCCCCGCCTGAAGGAAGCGCTGATTCAGAAGCACTACGAGCGCAAGCACGGCGCCAACTCCTACTACGGACAAAGCTCCTAA
- a CDS encoding ribulokinase: MQTPDSASSSAEAYVIGIDYGTDSVRALLVNARTGAEVAQAVHNYARWKTQRYCNAAKNQFRQHPLDHIEGLEATVRRVAQQVPAEQIVGLAIDTTGSTPGPVNEQGVALALTPGFEENPNAMFVLWKDHTSLAEAAEINHKAKTWGGEDFTQFEGGIYSSEWFWAKIMHVTREDAAVAKAAYSWMEHCDWLTLLLTGGDLATFKRSRCAAGHKAMWHESWGGLPSEEFLTLLEPQLGGLRQRLFEETYTANEVAGTLSEEWARRLGLTTKTVVAVGTFDAHAGAIAGEIEPYSMVKVMGTSTCDIVVAPMKEVGGKLVPGICGQVNGSVIPGMLGLEAGQSAVGDLLAWFRQVIEWPLRTLLPLSANLTAEQQAALEAEMSDRLFTELTKAAAAVNPEESAVLALDWVNGRRTPDANQALKGAIMNLTMGTSAPHIFRALVESICYGSRQIVERFEQEGIPIKQVIGLGGVAKKSSFLMQTLADVLNRPIKVAESDQAPALGSAMYAAVAAGIHPDVLTAQRVMGSGFAETYTPNPARVADYQRRYEQYQAFGSYVEQATLQHAGEVVATEMAV; the protein is encoded by the coding sequence GTGCAAACACCCGACTCAGCATCTTCCTCCGCGGAAGCTTACGTTATCGGCATCGACTACGGCACTGATTCGGTGCGCGCTCTGCTGGTAAATGCCCGCACCGGCGCCGAAGTAGCCCAGGCTGTGCATAACTACGCCCGCTGGAAAACCCAGCGTTACTGCAACGCTGCCAAAAATCAGTTTCGCCAGCACCCGTTAGATCATATTGAAGGGCTGGAAGCCACGGTGCGCCGGGTTGCGCAGCAAGTCCCGGCGGAGCAGATTGTAGGGCTGGCCATTGATACCACCGGCTCCACGCCGGGGCCCGTCAATGAGCAGGGCGTGGCTTTGGCCCTTACCCCGGGCTTCGAGGAAAACCCGAATGCCATGTTCGTGCTCTGGAAAGACCATACCAGTCTGGCCGAAGCAGCCGAAATCAACCACAAAGCCAAAACCTGGGGCGGCGAGGACTTCACGCAGTTTGAAGGCGGCATATACTCCTCGGAGTGGTTCTGGGCAAAGATTATGCACGTAACCCGGGAGGATGCGGCCGTTGCCAAAGCAGCCTATTCCTGGATGGAACACTGCGACTGGCTGACCCTGCTCCTCACGGGCGGCGACCTGGCTACTTTTAAGCGCAGCCGCTGCGCCGCCGGCCACAAAGCCATGTGGCACGAGAGCTGGGGTGGTCTGCCCTCGGAAGAGTTTTTAACATTACTGGAGCCTCAGCTTGGTGGCCTGCGCCAGCGCCTGTTCGAGGAAACGTATACCGCCAATGAGGTAGCCGGCACCCTATCAGAGGAATGGGCCCGGCGCCTGGGGCTGACCACCAAGACGGTGGTAGCAGTGGGTACTTTCGATGCCCACGCCGGTGCAATTGCGGGAGAAATCGAGCCCTACTCCATGGTGAAGGTGATGGGCACCTCTACCTGCGACATTGTGGTGGCTCCCATGAAGGAAGTGGGCGGCAAGCTGGTTCCCGGTATTTGCGGCCAGGTAAATGGCTCGGTCATCCCGGGCATGCTGGGCCTGGAAGCCGGGCAGTCGGCGGTAGGTGATTTGCTGGCCTGGTTCCGCCAGGTGATTGAGTGGCCCCTGCGCACCCTGCTGCCTCTTTCAGCTAACCTGACCGCTGAACAGCAGGCGGCACTAGAGGCCGAGATGAGCGACAGGCTGTTCACCGAGCTGACCAAAGCGGCCGCAGCCGTAAACCCCGAGGAGTCGGCGGTGCTGGCCCTGGACTGGGTAAATGGCCGCCGCACGCCCGACGCCAACCAGGCCCTGAAAGGTGCTATCATGAACCTGACGATGGGCACCAGCGCCCCGCATATTTTCCGGGCCCTGGTAGAGTCTATCTGCTATGGCTCCAGGCAGATTGTGGAGCGCTTCGAGCAGGAAGGTATTCCCATCAAGCAGGTAATCGGGCTGGGCGGGGTAGCCAAGAAATCCAGCTTCCTGATGCAGACGCTGGCCGACGTGCTGAACCGCCCTATCAAGGTGGCAGAATCGGACCAGGCCCCGGCGCTGGGCTCGGCCATGTACGCCGCAGTAGCCGCTGGTATTCACCCGGATGTGCTCACGGCCCAACGCGTGATGGGTAGCGGCTTTGCCGAAACCTACACGCCCAACCCCGCCCGGGTAGCAGATTACCAGCGCCGCTACGAGCAGTATCAGGCCTTTGGAAGCTATGTAGAGCAGGCAACTCTGCAGCACGCTGGAGAAGTAGTCGCAACCGAAATGGCTGTTTAG